A window of Hordeum vulgare subsp. vulgare chromosome 5H, MorexV3_pseudomolecules_assembly, whole genome shotgun sequence genomic DNA:
TGAAGCCGCCGCCACTGCCGTCTCCCCCCTTTCCCTCGTCGCGCTCCTGCTGCCTCCCCCGCCCGGCCCGCGGCCCCCGGCCATTGATTTTCGAGGTATGAGCTCGCGGCTTTGTTTTGGTCCACGATTTCTGGACCCAAATACCGGCGGGACTCACGCTCGGCTGTTTCGCAGGGCGTGATGCTGAGCCCGTGCGACCGGTTCCTCCACCGTgctcccgcgccgccgccgccgctgattCCGCAGTCGAACCTCGCGCCCTCGGTGCCCGGCGCCAGCCGCAGGGACAAAGGCCTCGCGCTCCAGAGCAACGCGGTCTCCGCGCCGCCGGCGAGAACCGCCGAGACTTGCCCCAACGCGGTGGTGGTTCCACTcaccgtcgccggcaccaccggacAGAGGGCTAATGCGCAAAGGGGGAAGGGCAGGGGCAGGTTGGCCGGCTACGGCGGGTCCATCCCGGCGATGCTGGAAGCGCTGGAGCGCGTCCGGAACGTCGGGGAGGCGTTGTGGCCGTGGAGGGACACGCTGAGCAGCCGGGAGAGGACCATCATCCTCAAGGAGCAGAAGGACTGGAAGCGGGTGGTCGAGATTTTCGACTGGTTCCGCCGGCAGAGGCGCCACGAGGTCAATGTGATCCACTACAATGTCGTGCTCTGCGCGGTCGGGCGGGCGAAGAaatgggacctcgtcgccggcctgtGGCACCAGATGCATTCCAGCGGCATGGCGCCGGATAACGCGACGTACGGTACGCTGATCGATGTGTACTGCAAAGGAGGCAGAGAGACGGCGGCGTTGCTGTGGCTCGGGGACATGTGCAAGCGCGGCTTGGTGCCTGACGAGGTCACCATGAGCACTGTCCTTCATGCGCATAAGAAGGCTGGAGAGTATGAGAAGGCAGAGATTTTCTTTCAAAGATGGTCGTCTGAATCAGATACAAGGTTGGACGGACATCTTTGCTATAGCTTGTATACCTACAACACCTTGATTGATACTTATGGAAAGGCTGGGCAGCTTGAGAAAGTGTCAGACATGTTCAACCAAATGTTGAGGGAAGGTGTCGCGCCGAGCATTATTACATTCAACACGCTGATTCATATCTGGGGTAAACACCGTAAGATGGAGCAGGTGGCTTCTTTGGTGAGGATGATGGAGGAGTTTCAGTGCCTTCCTGACACCAGGACATACAATACACTGATCTCACTATACAGAGAAAGCAATGAAATTGATGTTGCAGAGCACTACTTCTGTAAGATGAAAGCTGAAAAATTGGTGCCGGATGTTGTGAGCTGCCGCACACTATTGTATGGGTACTGTACCAGGGGAATGGTCAGTAAAGCAGAAGACCTTGTTAAAGAAATGGACGAGAGTGGCCTGGTGATCGATGAATACACGCAGTCAGCTTTAACGAGGATGTATGTAAATGCTGGGATGCTTGAGCAGTCTTGGTGTTGGTTTGAGAGGTTCTGTAATCAGATGGACTCCGAGTGCTTTTCTGCAAATATTGATGCATTTGGGAAGAAAGGGTACATAAACCTTGCAGAAAAGGCTTTTATGTGTTGCCTGGAGAGGAAGATGCTTAGCGTTTCTGTGTGCAATGTTATGATCAAAGCATATGGGTTAGCAGAGAAGCTTGATGAGGCCTGTGAGATAGCCGCTGGCATGGAGAGGTACGGTGTACTACCTGATTACTTGACTTACAGTTCTCTCATTCAACTCCTGTCAACTGCTAAACTGCCAGAGAAAGCTCTGTACTACTTGAGAAAGATGCAAGCAGCTAAAATGCCGATTGACTGTGTTCCATACTCTGTGGTGATTAGCAGCTTTACTAAGAATGGGAATTTGCACATGGTTGAATGCCTATTTAGTGAAATGGTCACTTTGGGGGTCCACACGGATTCATATGTTTACTCTATCTTAATTGATACATATGCTGAAGTTGGAAATGTCCAGCAAGCTGCAGCATTTTTTGGTTTAGTGACAAAGGCTGGTTTGTGTGACAGTGCTTCAATCTACAATTCTTTGATCAAACTCTACACCAAAGCAGGGTATCTGGCAGAGGCccaaaaaacatacaagcttctgaAATCATTAGATACTGACACCAATCTTTATGCATCCAACTGCATGATTGGCCTCTACAGTGATCATTGTATGGTGAACGAAGCACGTGAGCTTTTTGAGAATTTGAAGATTACGGGAAGTGCAAATGAATTTTCATATGCGATGATGGTGTGCTTGTACAAGAAAGTTGCTCGCTATGATGAAGCTCACAGGATCTCCAAGGAAATGCAAGCTTTAGGGCTTCTAACTCAAGCATTAAGTTATAATTCTGTGATTCAGATGTACGTATCTGGTGGGAAAATGGAAGAGGCTGTGAAAATATTTCAGAAGATGTTGGCATCAAGCACACCACCAAACGATGTAACTTTCAAGGCACTAAAACCAATTCTAGTGAAAGAAGGAGTTGCAAATATTGAGATTGCAAAATTAGAGTCTCTCAGAAGGTGTAACACTCAAGATTGCTTGAATCAGTGGTACAGGGCACTAGCTCTGGTTGTAAGATCAGATGGGACTACCTCTCGACGTACTATGGGTCACTCTTGTACAAGGATACATTCTTTTTACATTGACAGTTTCTAGAGTAGCAAGTCCAGAACTGCTTTCAACTGATAACTCCCagatgttcttcaaaagatgcaTCATGAGTTTACGTGAATGGTCACTTGGACCAATGATCTGCCATTCAGTCTATGACGAGAAGAGGAGAGCATTCTGGAACAGACTCAAATCAGAACTCAGTTGAAACAGAATTGGTTTGAGGAAGAGGTAAAGTGTGTTCTTGGCCATAAACTAAGTTGCCCTCATAAAAAAATTTGGTAATACTTCTTCACAGATAAATAGAAACTTTGTTAATGacttactttgctgcaatttttcTCTGTAGTTCCTTTTAACTTGTTTCAATAGCCAGAATAAGACCTCCACTTCTGACGTTGGACCATATGCCCTATCTGGATCAATACAACTGGATCCTGTAGTTATTAGTGCAGAGAATATGCTGATAAGATCCAATTTTCGTGATCAAGTATTAATGCTTTGTTGAAACTGCTCTAATTTTCATCGCAAGAAGTTAAGCATTTACCAAGCATTCTTCCTCATCTGAAATATCACCACCGTTGTCTTCTGTTTACATTTATCAGAGGTTAAATTGCTAAAGTATATTTTGCTGTGTGACGTTTGCTGAAATACTACTCCcgccgtccggaattacttgtccaaAAATGCATAGAAATTGATGTATCTAGAATTAAAATAAGTTTAAATACATCCATTCCTACGACAAGtaatttcggacggagggagtatataatatcATCAGTTCACAGTTTGGCCCGGTCTTAAATGTAAAGGGTGCTATGACAATCTTCAGAAACTTCTTCAGTAGCATTCTTTGCAGACTACAAGTCTAAAAACTTTTAGCCAATTTAACTACTATCCTAGCTGCTAAATTCAGTGCCTTAGTTTCATCGTCAATGCTTAAACATGATAATATCTAACTTCGTCTGCAGTCCTTCACATAAATATGTCAGACATGGCTGTAACTTTTCTTTTGTAGTTAAACAACTCTCATTGTGGCCTTGTAGTTTACGTATCTGTAATGTAATGTCACAAGGCTGCAGTTGCCTTGTGAAACAGCGCACTAGAACTGAATTTGATGCAAGTTTCCTACACCCTTCCGCATTTGTGATAAATGTCGTCATTTAAAAATTGGTTCAattattttcttgttttagtaGCATGACGAGAGACAGCAAAGACTCCATTTCTCACTATTTAGTGTCATTCTACCAACAACAAAGGTGAATAGTTTTTAAGATGAACAGTGATTAAGAATGTGAGTGAGATAATACATCGTATCCACATATTTGTGTACTACCTCTTTGCCATTACATCTCCTTTGCTTTCCAATATTCCCTTTTATAATATCCTCACTTTTGTTTAGAATGATTTTTAGCCAATATAAATGGGTGTAATCGGTTATCATCTTATACGAAAGTCGACGTTGATATGCTCTTTCCATCAGATGGACTGATTGTGTTTCTTTTGATTCTGCTAGAAAAGTAACTGTGAGGGTTGTGAAAATGCTGCTTGCCAGTAACGAAGACCACTGCCAAAGTACTGGAAGATCTTGGCCATTCAGGTGCTTCACCAGGTACAACTAGTTGGTGTAGGCTGTGATTTCCTTCTGGAACAAGAACTTGGCTCAGATCATCATTTGATTTTTCTTACTGGCTTGGTACAAAAAGGCATGGCATATTTGATACTATGCAGCTGCGACAGGCGGTTTACGGAGATCTTGCAATAATGGTGTTTAATTGCCATGTATGATATGTACATGGAACAGGGATACAATGTTGAAAAAAAACACACGACAACTCCGGTGTGCCTTTGATGAAGATCAAGGGATCCACGCTGCTAATGAGTTTGAAGCACCAGAGTCTGGAACCAAGTCTCTAATCTGGAAAAGCAGTGCAATGCAATgctgtgatgttgatgtgttgtTATCACTGGTTACCCTGCTTTCATGTATTATTATCAGTTTCTTGCTACTATCAGTCTTCAAAGTTGCATGTAAATTTACGATGGAAGATGGAGCTCTATAAATTTGTTTATTCAGAATTATATTGTCGACGAGCAGCACTTCAGTTTAGGTGTTTCATGCTACTAGAAATGATAGGAACCGAGTAAACATACATGAAATCCATTGTATCCTTGTTGAGCACTCACGTGTGAATCCGAAAACAAAAATTTGAACCTTCACTGCATGCATCAGATCCTCATCCTCAGATGCTTGCGATGACATAAGCTTGCAAACAAGCCATGCTTATTTTGAATGAATAATAACATGTCTGCAATTCACAATGTTTTGAAATCTAAACATAGCTCGAGTAAAAAAAAAAAAGGCAATCCAATATTGGAGAGCAGCTTACTCATCATAATAAGTTGTAACCACCCACATAAATAATATTGAAACCGAGTTTATGTTAACTGCAAACAGAACCATGGATGTCCTGCTGTGCTGGGTTACACTTGCACACTCAAACTACGCACAACTCAAGCATAACAAACTTCAGTTCacacccgcaaaaaaaaaaagaagaaaaaaaaaaaaaaacttcagTTCAGGCAAAAAGGGCACAAACAGAACAAATGCACATCCACCATAGAGATAACCAAACTACCCACCGGAgctcatcttcaaagtcttccTGAGAGAAAAAAGTATACTGGCACCGACAAGCGGGGGTGAGGCTTCATCAGAGGCCAGCACCCGGCGCCATGCTGTACCGCCACAGACAAAGGCTTGATCAGATGATATGACAAACAGAACAGGGAAAGGAGTGCACTTTGCACCCTCAAAATCATTTCATCATACCAACCAAACTATATATAGATGGAATGCAGGTACAGAACAACCAAAACTGCTCACGGCCTGATTAGCAAAGCTTGACTAGGTTGACCAACTCGCGAGCCCAAGCCGCGAAAAACATGTATATACTACACCAACAACGAAACATAAGAGCACCAACTACACATTCACCATGGAGTTCTCTGGTCAGCTGCCTACTTAATCAGCATCAACTACTCCTTTTTCCCTGCTGGCTTGTATCAACACCACAGACAGCATAGCAGGGAAAATAATGGACTATTCGTGGTTGCCTACAATCAGCCAGGTCTGCGGCATGACTCGGTATCTGAAATTCTGAACAATACAAAAGTACAAAGAATGGTTTCCTACATAATATCTACAATCATACAGAAAACTAGAAAGGACGAGAAGACCTGAATGCAAATATTCATCTACCTATGCAGATAAATGAGAAGAATAAAGCTATGTAATCATTCGATCGTATTTGGGCGCTCTTGAATGTAAGTTATTCAACGATCTAAGCTAGAAGCAAAAACACTGAAATACTGATCAATGGCGTGTTTAGTGTTCATAACTTGATGAACGTGTTTGAAAAAACAGTATGAGGCTATTCTATACCTCGAGTGCAGAAGCTCGTGTAGGGCATGACCTTTTCAATTCTCGATTCACCCACCTTGTTGACTCGGCCTGAATTAAGCTCAATTGTGTACAACCCAGCCGGTGTTCTGAGGAAGATGACGCTAACTCCTTCCGCAAAACCAGCCGCCCACACGTCCGAGTCCGACATGTCCAAGAGGGCACGATGAGGGAGCAATGGCTCGAGCTCGACGACCCTGCGTCGTGCCCATGCCGCAGCTCCTCTAGGACCAGCTTCCATTGACCATAGATAGAGTCTAGGCTTGAGCACGGACGCAAACAGCAGCATGCCGTCCTCCGCACCTATGAGGTCAAGGTATCCCTGGCCCAGGATCTCTGGCACCTTGATCACAGACAGTTGTTGCTCACGGATGTTGTACTCCACAACACTGTCACAATCATAACTGGGGACATAGACCTTATTTCCCACCACAGCAGTGTGCCCTTCATTATCGATTTGCAAACCCGGGCTCTGAAGAGAGATCTTGTCGCTCCACTGACAAGTCTCCGACGAGTAGGCAGTGGCGAGTGCGATGCCTCCTTTATCCGCAGAGCCCACCAAGGCCAAGAGGAAAGGGCCGCCATGGCAGTCGAGGTGGTCACACCGACACCGGTCTTTGGCGCAGAGCACCGTGGCAGTAAAGTGTATGCCTCGGTCATTGTAGAAGTGCGGCCACCAGTGCATGAGGTCGTGGCACTTGGGGTCGGCCTCAATTTCCCACCAATTGTTGGTGACGAGGTCGCAGGCATGAAAGGGGACGTCGTACGCAGGGGAGTAGAGGAGGACGATGCCATGCCGGGAGTCGAGAACGTGGCAACCTCGTCGGTCCTGGGACCCCCACCGGCGGAAGGTCGAAGTGGGGACGAAGCGGTTGGGGGCGCAGTATGCGTTGTGGAGGAAGCCCAGCATGGGCGCCGCCCCGTGGAACGCGCGGTAGCCGCGGGCGAAGCCGGGGTCGGTGAGGATGCCGCGCCAGCTCCTGCAGACCGCGGCGGCGTGGACGAGGCTCCTGGGGTCGTCCGCCGGCAGGCGCGTGAAGACCTCGCGCATGGCGTCGTCGACCAGCGCAGGGGGCCTCATCGCCGTCGCCGTGGGGCCGAGCAGGGGCCGTGGAGGTCGCGAGGATTGCCCGTCCGCCGTCGGCAGCCGGGGGTCAGGGATGCGGCGGCGGCCGAGTCGGGGTGGGGGCGCGACCTAGACCGGTAGACCCAGCCGTCCAGACGTCTCTAATTGGGTCGGGATGGCTTTGTACTGAACGTCTGGGCCGGGATGGCTTCAGCCTTCGGCTtcttcaaaataaaaaaaaggtcaACCTATGTCTTTTTTGTTTCCTGTTTAAGAGCTTGACATATATGCGCCTCCCTTAATGAGGATCACAGAAATTCAGGCCACACCGGTCTCGATCTCTGGTTTCTAGATGGACAACTGTTACACCAGCCATTGGGCTATTGCCTAGTAGTCAGGTTAACctgtgtttttatttactttcctCAAACAAAAAACCAGTGTTAAGCATTCAAAATAAAAAATGTAAACCTGTGTTTTTATTTACATTCCTCAAACAAAAAACCAGTGTTAAGCATTCAAAATTAAAAGGTTAACCTGTGTTTTTATTTACATTCCTCAAACAAAAAAACCAATGTTAAGCattcaaaataaaaaaagttAACATGTGTTTTTATTTACATTCCTCAAACAAAAAACCAGTGTTAAGCATTCAAAATAAAAAAGGTTAACCTATGTTTTTTACAATAAACACCTCCTCACTATTAATTTATAATAAGTGTTGGGTCGGTTACAATAAAAAGGAAGATCGAACGAGGATCTCCATTCGTCCAAAAACTAGAATTACAAAACTTTGCTAATCAAGCGAGTTAATGGGCTATTGAGTTATCCTCTCTCgcctctaagagcatctccaccgGTTTGGCCCTCCAGAGGCGTGAAATAACGTCCTTTGGGGGAGCGTCAACAAAAACATCGGCCTGGGGAGGGGCTCGGGTTTCCAGTCGCCCTCCCAAACGTCGGCCCAaccgttttttttttgaaaataaacaaactTAGCCTAAATCCAGCCAAAAAACGACTCAAATTTGAAGGAAATTCATAGTTTTTCATTAATATTTGTacaaaagtgaaataaaaacataaTTAAACCCTAAATGGAAATTACGTCACCGCTGCCCGTCGCCGCCGCCTTCTACATGGTGAGAAGCTTCTAGAAGTTGGTGTAGTCatcgccgttgtcgtcgtcgtcatcgccgtcatcGTCCTGCGCTCCGTCGTCGTCCTTACTGCACCCCTGCCCTGGGTCGCCGTGGCAAACGGGGTTGGAAGGCCCCGATGCCTCCTTGTCGCTGTTGTCGAGGATGACGACGCCGTGCTCCTCACGGCCGCGTCGCCGGGCGACGATCTCCTCAAGGGCGCGACGCTGGCGCTCCATCTCCTCCCGGACGTAATCGTCCTGCCCCATTTGAGGGTGGTCTCATCGTAGGCGGCCATGGCTAGGTGCACCTGCTTGACGGGGAGGAGCGTCGACTCCGTCTTCGGCTTGACGAAGCGTCGCGCTCGTTGATGACAATGCCACCGTTGTGCGTGGGCCGCTCTAGCGGCGTCTCCTACAGCTCCGGTTTGACGGTGAGGAGCGCCGGCAACCCAAAGGAGTAGGAGCGGGAGCcggacgaggaggaagacgccgTCTCCATCCGCCTTGGCGTCCAAGAGTTGTCGTGGCGGCGGGAGAAGGCGGGCACTCATACCGCGACGAGTTTCCGCCCTCAATGTGCTCAAGGACGACCTCCAAGGTGCGACAGGGGATGCCCCACCATTGACGGCGCCCCTCGGAGTTGTAGCGGCCGCGGGGTTCGACCCCATTGGTGGCGGCGAGCTGGTCGACATGACGGTGTTCGAAGTACGACGTCCTCAGCGTGTTGCTGTCGGGAGCGTACCTCGGCAGGTTCCGCGAGCTCTCCGGCAGCGATGGCAGGATGCGTGCGATCTCCCAACGCCGGTCAGCTCTAGAGGGCGGCGGTGGCACCGGGACTCCGCCGGCGCTCAGTCTCCACGAGCCCGACACCCACATGTCCGGTGGCGTCGGGTAGTTCACCTCGTAGAGGAGGCGGGCCTCATCCCCGTGGAGGTGACGACGGCCGAAGCCGTTGGCCGCCGGGGAAGCGCTCGGCCATtttggggagagagagggagaggaggtgtCGGTGATGAAAGGGCAAAAAGAGGAGAGGGCGTCGGCGGCGAGGGTCTAGCGAATGAGGGTAGGGATGGCTTATATAGTCgtggtgtaacgaccaagatgcggtcctttccgatctggggatcgaggccccgaataggaaagaagcgcatctacgcgtttcgcaaacaggtaacacaacacatacataataataaagatagacaatcagggattcaattgccttctcataaatatctcagagtacatcacacatacaaccaaggtagttccactacggactacaaaacatagaaatgctatgctactctgcttgcaggcccacgatcacgaccacgcctcaatcttctggatagttcacgtaaaggcggtctgtctcctcgttgtactgcc
This region includes:
- the LOC123451760 gene encoding pentatricopeptide repeat-containing protein At3g23020-like; this encodes MLSPCDRFLHRAPAPPPPLIPQSNLAPSVPGASRRDKGLALQSNAVSAPPARTAETCPNAVVVPLTVAGTTGQRANAQRGKGRGRLAGYGGSIPAMLEALERVRNVGEALWPWRDTLSSRERTIILKEQKDWKRVVEIFDWFRRQRRHEVNVIHYNVVLCAVGRAKKWDLVAGLWHQMHSSGMAPDNATYGTLIDVYCKGGRETAALLWLGDMCKRGLVPDEVTMSTVLHAHKKAGEYEKAEIFFQRWSSESDTRLDGHLCYSLYTYNTLIDTYGKAGQLEKVSDMFNQMLREGVAPSIITFNTLIHIWGKHRKMEQVASLVRMMEEFQCLPDTRTYNTLISLYRESNEIDVAEHYFCKMKAEKLVPDVVSCRTLLYGYCTRGMVSKAEDLVKEMDESGLVIDEYTQSALTRMYVNAGMLEQSWCWFERFCNQMDSECFSANIDAFGKKGYINLAEKAFMCCLERKMLSVSVCNVMIKAYGLAEKLDEACEIAAGMERYGVLPDYLTYSSLIQLLSTAKLPEKALYYLRKMQAAKMPIDCVPYSVVISSFTKNGNLHMVECLFSEMVTLGVHTDSYVYSILIDTYAEVGNVQQAAAFFGLVTKAGLCDSASIYNSLIKLYTKAGYLAEAQKTYKLLKSLDTDTNLYASNCMIGLYSDHCMVNEARELFENLKITGSANEFSYAMMVCLYKKVARYDEAHRISKEMQALGLLTQALSYNSVIQMYVSGGKMEEAVKIFQKMLASSTPPNDVTFKALKPILVKEGVANIEIAKLESLRRCNTQDCLNQWYRALALVVRSDGTTSRRTMGHSCTRIHSFYIDSF
- the LOC123397061 gene encoding uncharacterized protein LOC123397061, giving the protein MRPPALVDDAMREVFTRLPADDPRSLVHAAAVCRSWRGILTDPGFARGYRAFHGAAPMLGFLHNAYCAPNRFVPTSTFRRWGSQDRRGCHVLDSRHGIVLLYSPAYDVPFHACDLVTNNWWEIEADPKCHDLMHWWPHFYNDRGIHFTATVLCAKDRCRCDHLDCHGGPFLLALVGSADKGGIALATAYSSETCQWSDKISLQSPGLQIDNEGHTAVVGNKVYVPSYDCDSVVEYNIREQQLSVIKVPEILGQGYLDLIGAEDGMLLFASVLKPRLYLWSMEAGPRGAAAWARRRVVELEPLLPHRALLDMSDSDVWAAGFAEGVSVIFLRTPAGLYTIELNSGRVNKVGESRIEKVMPYTSFCTRAWRRVLASDEASPPLVGASILFSLRKTLKMSSGG